TGTTGGCCCCGTCGATCGCCGGTATCCCTGTCTCGATGTAGCCCTGCCCCATGGCGCGCCGGGCCGGGTTCACCACGGCCCCCTCGACCGGCACGCTCGCCCCCTCGATCTCCGGCCTGCCGTCCCTGGGCCTGCCTATGCCGTTGAACACGCGGCCCATGATGCCGGCGGCGTCGAACGCCACCTCGAAGGGGTGGCCGGTGAAGCGGGTCCTCTGCGTGGTGCGCACCCCCATGCTCCCCTCGAGCGACTGCATGAAGACCGTGTCGCCCTGGATCTTCACCACCTTGGCCCTGCCGAACCCCTCCAGCAGCGCCTCCTCGCCCATCGAGACCCCGGTCACGCCCCTGACCTGGAGGATCGGCCCGTCTATGTTCACGATGTCGCAATAGACTATCTTCACCTGCCGGCCTCCTGCGCCCTGTTGAGCACCGCCTCATAGGCGCTCTCGAACTCGGCGCTGTAGTTCGCCTGGGTTATGTCGAAGAGCAGATCCTCCTGGAGCCTGCGCATGGACGTCTTGTCCCTCTGAGGGAACACGTCGATGAGCCGCACGAGGAACCTCATCATCGCGTAGTGCCGCGTAAATCCGGTCGCCCGGTCATGCTCGTCGAACGTGTTCTGGTTGAGATAGCCCTTCTGCACGATGTCGCCGAGCAAAAGCCTCCTGTACTCCGCGTCCGCGATGCCCCTCTCGCCCAGTATCTCCATCTGCGACCTTATCCTCTCGCCCTGGACCACCGCGTCCCTCAGGGTTTGAACGTACTCTAGCCACAGCGGCAGCTCACTGCCCTCGAAGAAGCGCGTGAGCGCCTCGGTGTAGGTGTCGAGGTACTTGGAGTGGCACTCGAGCGGGTCGAACGCCGGGAAGAGGCGCGCCGCCGCCCTCTTCCTCGAGAGGATGAGGGAGACCTTCGCGGTCTGGATCGCCGCCTGAGTGGGCGGGTCGCCGGCGATGTCGCCTCCGTCCGGCGACAGGGCCGCAACCGTGGTCATGCTGCCCATCCTCCTGTCCTTCTCGCCCCCGAGGCATATGACCTTGCCCGCCCTCTCGAACCAGCGCGTGAGGTACGCGCTCATGTAGGCTGGGAACGCCTGCGGCCCCGGTATCTCGCCGAGCCTCCCGCTCATCTCGCGCATCCCCTGCGCCTGCCTCGAGAGGCTGTCGGTGAGGAGCAGCACGTCGTAGCCCATGTCGCGGAAGTATTCGCCCACGGTGGCCCCCACCATGATGGAGCCCTCGCGCGCCGCGACCGGCATGGCGCTTGTGTTCACGAACAGCACCGTGCGCTCCATGAGGGGCCTGCCGGTGTCCGGGTCCACGAGTTTGGGGAACTCGGTCATGAGCTCCACCATCTCGCCCGCGCGCTCGCCGCACCCCACGTAGACGACGATCTTGACCCTGCTGTGGCGCGCCAGGTCGTGCTGGCACATGGTCTTGCCGGTGCCGAAGTCTCCGGGCGTGCACGCGGTGCCTCCGAGCATCACAGGGTTGAACCCGTCTATGATCCTGATGCCGGTGTTGAGAATGCTCGAGAGCGCCTGCCTCGCGGCGACCGGCCTCGGGATCCTTATGGGCCAGCGCTGCATCATCTTCATCGCGCGCTCCCCTCCGTCGGCGTCCACCACCGTCGCTATCGTGTCCTCCACCGTGAACTCGCCGCTCTTTATGCCCCTGACCCTCCCGGAGGGGGCAAGCGGCGGAACCATGACCCTGTGCTCGACCAGCGGCGTCTCCGCGACGACCCCTATCACCGCGCCCGCCGAGACCTCGTCGCCGTCGCGCGCGGTCGCCTCGAAGCTCCATCTCTTCGACCTGTCGAGCGGGGATATGATCTTCCCGCGCGCGATGAAGTCGCCGTAGCCGGCCAGCACGTTGCCCAGCCCGTCGAGCGTGCTGCCTATGAGGCCGGGCCCGAGCTCGATCTCGAGGAGGTTCCCGGTGAGGGTGACGTCGTGGCCGACCATGAGGCCGGTCGTGTCCTCGTAAGACTGCAGGTCGGCGTGCGATCCCCTCACGCGTATCACCTCGCCGCGCAGGTTCATGGGGCCTATGAAGGCCTCCTCGTTCATCATGCAGGGGACGCCCTTGCCGCCCATGCCCTTGAGGTCCACGACGACGAGGTTGTCGTCCACCATCACCACCTTTACGCTTCTCTCCTTCAAACCCCACCTCCGATTCAGGTGTGCGCTTCGGCCCGAAACCCTATGCGAGATACTGGCAATGTTTGAGGACCGTGAAACGGACCACGTACGAGAGGAGCTCGTCCAGATCGAAGGAGTAGGGGGCCGACATCTCGCCGGCGCGCGCGAGCCTCGCCGACGCCACGAACCTGTCGAGAGCCTTCCACGATC
The Pseudomonadota bacterium genome window above contains:
- a CDS encoding V-type ATP synthase subunit A, with amino-acid sequence MKERSVKVVMVDDNLVVVDLKGMGGKGVPCMMNEEAFIGPMNLRGEVIRVRGSHADLQSYEDTTGLMVGHDVTLTGNLLEIELGPGLIGSTLDGLGNVLAGYGDFIARGKIISPLDRSKRWSFEATARDGDEVSAGAVIGVVAETPLVEHRVMVPPLAPSGRVRGIKSGEFTVEDTIATVVDADGGERAMKMMQRWPIRIPRPVAARQALSSILNTGIRIIDGFNPVMLGGTACTPGDFGTGKTMCQHDLARHSRVKIVVYVGCGERAGEMVELMTEFPKLVDPDTGRPLMERTVLFVNTSAMPVAAREGSIMVGATVGEYFRDMGYDVLLLTDSLSRQAQGMREMSGRLGEIPGPQAFPAYMSAYLTRWFERAGKVICLGGEKDRRMGSMTTVAALSPDGGDIAGDPPTQAAIQTAKVSLILSRKRAAARLFPAFDPLECHSKYLDTYTEALTRFFEGSELPLWLEYVQTLRDAVVQGERIRSQMEILGERGIADAEYRRLLLGDIVQKGYLNQNTFDEHDRATGFTRHYAMMRFLVRLIDVFPQRDKTSMRRLQEDLLFDITQANYSAEFESAYEAVLNRAQEAGR